ATCTCCTCCGTCATATCAATGTAATTTGTTGGCTCGCCGAATTCTCGTATAGGGATGTCAAATTTTTCAATATTATCAAGATATTGTTCAAGCATTTCTTGAGGGTTAATATTCTTCTTTGCTGTGTCCGAACATCCGCACATGAACAGAAGCAAACACACCAAAACAAAACTTAAACGCTTCTTCATTACGCACTCACCTCATATATTATTTATCTTTAAGTATTTATTTTATGTTTTTTTCAAGTTGGGGGCTAAAAAATTAATAGTTATCTACACTTTTTATCGGCGGTTTTTTATCGGCGGTTTTAAAAACCGCCGATAAATTCATACAATTAAAATGCCTTTCCAAAGACTTCTCATTGAGGAGAAGTCTTTTTTGTCCCTTGTATATCAAAGTTTATAAAGACTGTATAATCTTGATGCCAGTCTATTTAAATGAATTGACAACTTTGTTGTCATGAATTGTATTTCACACATGATTTCTCGCTCTGCTCCATGAATTGAATTGCCTTTAATGCACCGAAAGGTGCAATTCGTGAGTCTCAGACTCAATTCACGAAATCTTTGATTTCAATTCATGCCGAAGGCAATTCATTGAGTTTGCTTTGCAAACTCATTATATCACGCAAAAGAAAAAAAGGCAATGCTTTAAAAAGTATTGCCTCGTTTAACATAAAAATTTAATTAAAAGATGGTTTCTTAGTATCGACTTCTTTGTTATCTTTTAAGTTTGGGGATGGTTCAGACATACTAAAATACATTCTTGCCGCTTTCGTAGTTCCGAAATCACGGTTTGAGCCTGTATCCTGAACTTTATTAAAAGCATCACGGAACATCTGATTATGTGCTTCTTCACGGTTTAACAGAAAATCAATTGTTTCTTTCACTTTTTTATCATCTATTTGTCTGTACAAGTATTCATAAACAACCTTTGCTCTTTGCTCAGATGCTATATTTGAAAGCAAATCTGCACATAAATCTCCTGTTACGGTTACATAGTCCCCTGTCCATGAATATCCAGATGCATTTACAAGTCCCGGATTAAGCCCTAACTGCACATGGGTTTGAATTTCGCCCGCAGGAACTTTACTTGCATCTACATCATGCCCGTTCAAAAGGTTTATAGTTTGTGCAATCATTTCCATATGCCCTAATTCTTCAGCCGCAATATCTAAAAATAAATCCTTAATTTCAGGGTCTTTAATCCTGAAACTTTGAGACATATACTGCATTGCCGCTTTCATTTCTCCGTTCCCTCCGCCTAACTGTTCTTGCAAGAGTGCTGCATACTGAGGGTTTGGCTTTTCTACCCCAACCGGATGAAATAACATTTTTTCGTGTTTAAACATAAATAATACCTCTTTTTTTATTTTTATTTTAGTATTCAATAAAAGAGTTTTATTTATACAAAAAAAATACCGATAATTTATCGATATTTTTTTATGAAATTATTAAATTATTTTCATAGAGTTTTTTTAAAGTGTTTAAAAAGTCTTTATTTTTTATTCTGTCCGAGTTATACAGAGTTATTACTTTGGGAGTAAGATTTAATACTGTACTTATCAAAAAATCACTTGCAGTATAGTTATAATCTTTATATTCTTCAACAAACTCGTTTACACATATACCTGTAATATCGTTATAAAAATCATCATATATTTCAAAAAAGTTTTTATTATTTACTTCAATATGAAGATGAAACACAATAGGATCAGCATTTTTTATGATAACTTTCATAAGAGAAATCATTTTTTCATATTTTTCGAAACTTAGATATTCAATATAAATTTCTTTTGATATTCTTCGTAAGTAATCAGTATATTTCCATAACCTGAATTTTAAAAATCCATCAATATTTATTTTTTCAAAGTATTTTATATTTTCATTTACTAATGAAAATATATATTCTTTTAAATTACAATAATCACTGATTTTATCTTCTAAAAAATTTTTAAAATCATTTACATTCGAAACTTCATATTCAGAGGCAATTTTATATAAAATCTCATCATTTGTGTTCTTTAGAAAATATCTTGTAATATCATTTGAAATATCGTCTATATTACTTAAGGAAACCTCAATATCGGGCATCCTTTCACCCTCCCTTATAATCTTTTATGTACAAAGAGGGATTAAACTTCCATAGTCAAAGAGAGGTCCATTTAATATCATTTTATGTTTTATATTTCTTTTAGTTAAAAACTCTTTAATTTTCAAATAGTCTTTATGCTTTGTTATATCTCCGAAAAATCCTATAGTATCTTTTGATATTTTTCCTCCGCATCCACCGATAAAACCATACTCAAAATTATTTATTAAAATATCGTCATTTGATACAAAAAGAGAATCAAGCCCGTTTTTTAAATAAATTTCATTTAGTTTTTTATCACTGGTTATAACACTTTTTTCATCTACTATAAGGGTTGAACATTTTGTATATCCCTGCTTAACATTTACAAATTCAATATTTTTATTTTGGCAATATTTTAATAAAGCCTTATCAGTATATTTAAGATTATGAAAAAGTTTACCATCTATGATTACAGCATTTAGTGCTATATCAAAAGGGTATTCTTTTTTCAAATCATTTTCCCCTTTTATTATATTAAGACTTTCGGGAAGAATTTTTTTATAATAGCAATATCCTTCTTTTGCAACAATAACATCTCCGTCAAACAAAGGACAAACCGACATATCGGGATGAGAATTTATTCCAAAAAGCACATCAGACAATGTAAAAGAAGGCAGAAAATTACTGCCTGAATTCAAAACATTGTCACAAACAAATAAAGATACATCATAATCGGGTAAATGCGGTTTTTTTATTACATTCATCACAAACTTCCTAACCTTTTAAACTTTCGACAGGATTAAGTCTGGATGCTTTTAAGGCAGGATATACTCCAAAAACAACTCCGATAAAAAGAGAAAAAACTACTGCAAGAATCAGATTTTTAAAATCGATAATAAGTTTTATTCCATAACTTTTCATAAGAAGATATGAAATTCCCAAACCTAAACCTATTCCCATTATACAGGATATCAGGACAATAATCAATGTTTCTATAAGAAATTCAAACATTATTGAACCATTGGTAGAGCCAAGTGCCTTTTTTAAACCAATCTCTCTTTTTCTTTCATTAACCGATATAAGCATTGTATTCATAACTGAAATTCCGCCTACAACAAGCGACACTGCTCCAATGAGAGTAATTATAAGAGCAACAATTCCCACAACATTTGAAATGCTTTTCTTATAACTGTTCATATTCTCAAAATAGAAAATATTCTTTCCGTCATTTTCTTTTTCCATATATGTTATAACATTTTCCGACACGACGCTCACATCTTCTTCGTTTTTACTAAGAACTGATATTTCCCCTACAAATTCTGATTTAAACATTTCTAAAAAAGCGCTTGACGGCACATACAAAAAAGGCGGTATGTTTTCACTTACCATATCGTAAATATTACTGTTATCAACTATTCCTACAACGGTAAATTCGTTTTGCGAAAAAGGTGTTAATATTGTAATTTTTTCACCAACTGAATTCTCTTTCCCAAATATTTTTTTTGAATTATTTTTAGATAATATAAGATTTTTTCTGTTTTCTTTGACATCTTTATCCCGAATACCTCTGCCGTAAACAATTTCCATATTTAAAATATCAAGCGCATCGGTTTCCCCTCCGCACAAAAAAAGATTTAATTCTTTACTTTGATATATTCCTGTGGCAATCTCTTTTGACATTGATGAAACAAGGTACTTGCTTCCAAGATACTCTTTAACATTTTCTACATCTTTTGTAGTCAGATTGTATTTTTTTGATTTAATGCTTGTCCCATTAAGTCCCAGATTTTCAAGTTCCATATTAATCGCATTTTGCCCCGAACTTCCTATTGACGAAATGACAATTATTGAAACGACACCGACAAATATACTTAATACTGTTAAAAAAAATCTTGCTTTTTTAGAAAAAAGCCCTTTAAAAGAAAACCTTAAATAATCATAAAAAAACATCAAAATTCCTCGCTTATTATATCAATATTAACATAAGTTTTAGATATCTATTCAATCTTAAGGATTTTATCCCCTTCTTTTATCTTGTTTATTTTAGGATTTAAAATAAGTTTGTCCCCTTCTTTTATACCACTTAATACTTCAACCTCAATGTCATATTCTTCCCCTAAATTAACATATCTTTTTACAGCGTAACCAAGATTATCTATAAAAACATAAGGATTTTCCTCATCAAACATTACAGCATCAAACGGTATTATTATATTTTTCTTTTTCTCATTTTTTAAAAATTCAAGGTTTAATGTAGTTTCAGGGCGAATACTTTCGTAATCATTTGCTATTACATCTACTGTTATAAAACTCTGAGAACTAAACATATCTTTTTTTTCGCCTACAGGATGAATTTTAATAACTTCTCCTTTTACTTTATTATAAAGAGAATCATTGGATATAAGTACTGTCTGTCCAACGTAAATATCACTTATAATATTTTCAGGAACAGATGCTTTTATAACAAGGTTATCTAAATCTGATATTACCATAACAGGTGTTGATATGTTTATTTCGGCACCTTCACACACATTAAGTTTTGTTACAACTCCATTTATGGGACTTGTAATTTCTTCATTAAAGTTATTTATTTTTGCAATCAAGTTATCATTATTTACTGAACTTACAGTAACACTTTGAAGTTCAAGTCTGTTTTCAAAACTTTCTTTATTTAATTTTAATACTTTTTGCCCTCTTTGGATTTTGTCTCCTACATTAACATAAATTTTGTCAACATATAAAGGCAAATCAACTCTTATTTCCCGCTTATTCTGCTCCTGGCAAATTCCTGTTGCATTTATATACTTATTCATTTCTTTTGACAAAACAGGTTCGGTTTTTACCATTATGAAATTATTATTTACCAAGTAGTCAGCAAACATTATTCCCGATAATATTGTAAATGTAAAAATAAAAGTAATAACAGTTTTTTTCATCTGGTTCACCTCGTTTTTATATTTCCTAAAATATTATATTAATATACAAAAAAAATATGAATAAAAGGGATGTTAGTTTTAACATCCCCAAATATACTATTAACAGCAACAATCGTTATTATTACCATTATCGTTAAAGCATAATAACCAGATAGCAACAATGATTAAGATAATCCATAAACTATCATTATTTTTTCCACAAAGATTAAATCCACAATTATTATACATAATAAAACCTCCTGTTATCTTAAACAACAATTACATTCTTTATGACATTCGCAATCATACTTATTTCCTTGATTGCAACCACATTCATCAGCACAGCAATTATTACCGTTTTGATCATTACATGAACAAACAAGAATGATAAACAGTATAATCACCCATATCCATGTATCATTATTACCTCTTAGTAATGACATATACTTCACTCCTTTTAAAATATATAATAAATTAAATTACTTTGAAAAGGAAAATATATGTAATTCCTTTTCTTTGTCATCATTCAATAATAATCTATGTTAAATATTTTAAAGTGTTACAATTTGACTTTACAAAAAAAATGTGGTTTAATAAAGTAAATAACATTTAAAAAGGTGAACATTATGAATATTTTAATTCTTACAGTTACTGCAGGACATGGTCACAACCAAACTGCAAAGTCAATATATAATTATGCAACGGCTAAAGGTCACAATGCGTTAATTCTTGATTCTTTAGAATACATAAATCCACTTTTAAAAGATACAGTTAATAAGGCTTATTTACTTTCTACATCTCTTTCGCCAAAAGCATACGGCAAGGTATATTCTCTTATTGAAAACAAAGATACAAATGACTCTTTGATTTCAGGACAGAATATTACAACTACCATTCTTTCCAAAAAAATAATTAAATTTATCAAAGATTTTAAACCAGATGCTATTATCTGCACTCATGTTTTCTCTGCTATATTTGTATCAGATATTAAAAAAGAAGGGATTGACGCTCTCACTTTCGGCATCGTTACTGACTATACTCTGCATCCTTTCTGGAATGAAACAAATATTGATTATTATGTTTTACCTAATGAATACCTTACATATCAGACTGTTTCAAAAGGAATTCCCGAAGAAAAAATACTTCCTTTTGGTATTCCTATTGATTCAAAATTCAATAAAAAACTTGATAAGAAATTGGCAAGAGAGCTTGTAGGCATAGATAATAAACCTACCATTTTAATGATGAGCGGTTCTATGGGATATGGAAATATGTTCAAGCAACTTGAAGCAATCTCTAAACTTCCTTATGATTTTCAGATAGTATCTATTTGCGGAAATAATAAATCCACCAAGAAAAAAATTGACTCTCATACTTTTCCTAAAAAAGTATATAACATCGGTTTTTCTGATAAAGTAGATATATATATGGATGCATGTGATATCATTATTACAAAGCCCGGAGGTCTTACTGTTTCAGAAGCACTTGCTAAAAAAATCCCTATGATTCTTACCAATCCAATTCCGGGGCACGAAGCGAGAAACAGAGAGTTTTTAATAAATATGGGCGTTGCAATGACAAATTCTAAAACATATCCTATAGAAGAAGTAGTTGCACAAATTTTAACAAGTCCTAAAAAACTTCAAACAATGGAGAATGCTATTGATTTAATAAGAAAGCCTGAAGCATCAAAAACCCTTATTGAATTTATAGAAGAAATTAAAAATGATTAACGGAGCAAAACTAATTATTGAAAAATTAAATGAAAACGGTCATCTTGCTTATATGGTTGGAGGATGTGTAAGGGATATTATAATGAATAATATCCCTTATGATTATGATATAACAACTTCTGCAAAACCCGAAGAGATAATAGAAATATTCCCAAAAACTATTCCGACTGGATTAAAGCACGGGACTGTAAGTGTAATGATAGATAATAATATATACGAAGTTACAACTTTCAGAATAGATGGAATTTATACCGATTTTCGAAGACCGAAAGATGTTATATTTTCAGATTCGCTTTTTGAAGATGTTAAAAGACGGGATTTTACAATAAATTCAATTGCATATAACGACAAAGAGGGCTTTATAGACTTTTTTAATGGTAAAAGTGATATTGAAAATAAAATTATAAGAA
This DNA window, taken from Oscillospiraceae bacterium, encodes the following:
- a CDS encoding manganese catalase family protein, with the translated sequence MFKHEKMLFHPVGVEKPNPQYAALLQEQLGGGNGEMKAAMQYMSQSFRIKDPEIKDLFLDIAAEELGHMEMIAQTINLLNGHDVDASKVPAGEIQTHVQLGLNPGLVNASGYSWTGDYVTVTGDLCADLLSNIASEQRAKVVYEYLYRQIDDKKVKETIDFLLNREEAHNQMFRDAFNKVQDTGSNRDFGTTKAARMYFSMSEPSPNLKDNKEVDTKKPSFN
- a CDS encoding FtsX-like permease family protein, coding for MFFYDYLRFSFKGLFSKKARFFLTVLSIFVGVVSIIVISSIGSSGQNAINMELENLGLNGTSIKSKKYNLTTKDVENVKEYLGSKYLVSSMSKEIATGIYQSKELNLFLCGGETDALDILNMEIVYGRGIRDKDVKENRKNLILSKNNSKKIFGKENSVGEKITILTPFSQNEFTVVGIVDNSNIYDMVSENIPPFLYVPSSAFLEMFKSEFVGEISVLSKNEEDVSVVSENVITYMEKENDGKNIFYFENMNSYKKSISNVVGIVALIITLIGAVSLVVGGISVMNTMLISVNERKREIGLKKALGSTNGSIMFEFLIETLIIVLISCIMGIGLGLGISYLLMKSYGIKLIIDFKNLILAVVFSLFIGVVFGVYPALKASRLNPVESLKG
- a CDS encoding HlyD family efflux transporter periplasmic adaptor subunit, coding for MKKTVITFIFTFTILSGIMFADYLVNNNFIMVKTEPVLSKEMNKYINATGICQEQNKREIRVDLPLYVDKIYVNVGDKIQRGQKVLKLNKESFENRLELQSVTVSSVNNDNLIAKINNFNEEITSPINGVVTKLNVCEGAEINISTPVMVISDLDNLVIKASVPENIISDIYVGQTVLISNDSLYNKVKGEVIKIHPVGEKKDMFSSQSFITVDVIANDYESIRPETTLNLEFLKNEKKKNIIIPFDAVMFDEENPYVFIDNLGYAVKRYVNLGEEYDIEVEVLSGIKEGDKLILNPKINKIKEGDKILKIE
- a CDS encoding glycosyltransferase, which produces MNILILTVTAGHGHNQTAKSIYNYATAKGHNALILDSLEYINPLLKDTVNKAYLLSTSLSPKAYGKVYSLIENKDTNDSLISGQNITTTILSKKIIKFIKDFKPDAIICTHVFSAIFVSDIKKEGIDALTFGIVTDYTLHPFWNETNIDYYVLPNEYLTYQTVSKGIPEEKILPFGIPIDSKFNKKLDKKLARELVGIDNKPTILMMSGSMGYGNMFKQLEAISKLPYDFQIVSICGNNKSTKKKIDSHTFPKKVYNIGFSDKVDIYMDACDIIITKPGGLTVSEALAKKIPMILTNPIPGHEARNREFLINMGVAMTNSKTYPIEEVVAQILTSPKKLQTMENAIDLIRKPEASKTLIEFIEEIKND